ATTTCCCGTTGGAGAGGACCGCCCCGGGTGTTAATCATTGGGCCGGTTCGACCATCCGCATTTTCAGGGCCTGGAGCAACGACTTCGCATGCGCATTCTCGTCTTCGGCGGCGGAAGCCTGCTTGCCCGCGCCTTCACCGGGACAGCCACACCCGGCGGATCGGTCCGGATCGCCCGGCATGACGACATCGATGCCCCCGACCTGATGGACGGGATCGACGTCGTGGTGAATTTCGCCCGCCATCCCGATGACATGCGTCTGGCCCACGACCCGGAACGGGACGTCGATCTCCGCTTGGCCCGGCGCGTGGCCGGGACGCAGGCGCGCTATGTGATGCTCAGTTCCCGCAAGGTCTATGCCGCCGACGCACAGCAGAATGCGACCGAAGACGCCCCGCTGTCCGGGCTCGACGTCTATGGTCGCAACAAGGTTGCAGCAGAAGCGGCCCTGCGGGACCTGCTTCCCGGGAATCGGCTCACGGTGTTGCGCATCGGCAACGTCATCGGCCCGGAGCGCATTCCCGGACGCCGCAGCTTCATGGGGTTCATGCTGAACACGCTTGCCGACACGGGTGAAATCGTGTTCGACATGAGCCCGTTCGTCTCGCGCGACTTCGTGACGGTGGAGCATTTCGCGGCCCAGCTCGGCAGGATCGTCGAACTGGGCCTGACCGGCACGTACAATCTGTCCTCGGGAACCGGCATCATGTGTGGCGAGCTTGCCCTTGCCGTGATCCGCGGACATGGCAGGGGGCAACTGCGGATCATCGATCCGCGTCATGCCGACGCCTTCCGCCTGGACGTCTCGCGCCTCGTTCGTGAAACCGGCCTCAGACAGACGGCCGACGAGATCATCAGCTACTGCTACAATCTGGGAAGGGCTCTTGGATAATGCCGAAGATCGTCATCACCGGCGGCGCAGGCTTCATCGGGTCGCATATCACCGACCACATCTGCGAGCAGTTCCCAGATCATGACGTGGTCGTCTTCGACAAGATGACCTATGCGGCAGATTTCCGGAACATCCAGGAGCTGGCGACCAGCGAGCGCATCGAGCTTGTGGTCGGCGACATCTGCGATTTCGATCTGGCCTGCCGGGTGGTCGACGGCGCGGATTACGTGATCCATGCCGCAGCCGAAAGCCATGTCGACAATTCCTTCGGCAACTCGCTGCTCTTCACCATGACCAACGTCTACGGCACCCATGCGATGATGGAAGCCTGCCGGCGGATGGGCGTGAAGCGCATCGTTCACGTCTCCACCGACGAGGTCTATGGCGAGGTGCTGGACGGGGCCGCCGACGAGAGCACCGTGCTGAACCCGACCAACCCCTATTCGGCATCGAAGGCCGGCGCCGAGATGATCATCTCGGGCTATCTGCATTCGTACAAAATGCCGATCGTCACCGTGCGCGGGAACAACATCTACGGCATCCGTCAGTACCCCGAGAAGATCATCCCGCGCTTCTCGCTGCTGCTGGAATGTGGCAAGAAGCTGACGATCCACGGCACGGGCAACAACCGCCGGCACTTCCTGGCCGCGCAGGATTTCGCCGCCGCCATCGCCCTGCTGATGCGCAAGGGCGAGATCGGCGAGATCTACAATATCGGCTCGGAAGACGAGTTCGAGAACATCGTCGTCGCGCGCATGATTGCCGAGACCTTCGGCTACAAGCTGGACGACGTGGTCGATTTCGTGCCGGACCGGCCGTTCAACGACCGGCGCTATGCGATCAACAGCACCAAGATCCGCGAACTCGGCTGGGCGCCCAGGCGCAACCTGCTCGACGATCTGCCCACGGTGGTGCGGTGGTATCGCGACAATGCCCCCCGCTTCCGCCGGCTGATGACCACCTTCGAAAGCCATAGCGCCGATATCGACATCGATCTGCGCGCCATCACCCACGGCGCCTGATCCGGTACCGATCCGGGCCGTATGACGCCCGCCGGCATCCGGCGGGCGTTCTTTCGCCACCTTAATTACATGTATATTTTGTTTAATAATTGTTTATTACATTTCTAACAAAAAGAATCATCTTGATTCCACAGTTGTGCTGCCGCTTCATAGCAGCTGCACGCCAGGTGCCCGTACCGCGGACGGGATCCGGCCGATCTCTCAGATCCCATCCAGGCCGGGATGATCCTCCCGGCTGCACCGGAGCCGAATCCATGTCCCGAGGCCATGACACCCGGCCTGTATCCCGCCTGATGCGGTTTGCCGGCCTGCCGCTGATTGCGGCCCTCATCGCGGCGGCATCGCCGGTCGA
This genomic stretch from Tistrella mobilis harbors:
- a CDS encoding dTDP-glucose 4,6-dehydratase, translating into MPKIVITGGAGFIGSHITDHICEQFPDHDVVVFDKMTYAADFRNIQELATSERIELVVGDICDFDLACRVVDGADYVIHAAAESHVDNSFGNSLLFTMTNVYGTHAMMEACRRMGVKRIVHVSTDEVYGEVLDGAADESTVLNPTNPYSASKAGAEMIISGYLHSYKMPIVTVRGNNIYGIRQYPEKIIPRFSLLLECGKKLTIHGTGNNRRHFLAAQDFAAAIALLMRKGEIGEIYNIGSEDEFENIVVARMIAETFGYKLDDVVDFVPDRPFNDRRYAINSTKIRELGWAPRRNLLDDLPTVVRWYRDNAPRFRRLMTTFESHSADIDIDLRAITHGA
- a CDS encoding NAD-dependent epimerase/dehydratase family protein, with translation MGRFDHPHFQGLEQRLRMRILVFGGGSLLARAFTGTATPGGSVRIARHDDIDAPDLMDGIDVVVNFARHPDDMRLAHDPERDVDLRLARRVAGTQARYVMLSSRKVYAADAQQNATEDAPLSGLDVYGRNKVAAEAALRDLLPGNRLTVLRIGNVIGPERIPGRRSFMGFMLNTLADTGEIVFDMSPFVSRDFVTVEHFAAQLGRIVELGLTGTYNLSSGTGIMCGELALAVIRGHGRGQLRIIDPRHADAFRLDVSRLVRETGLRQTADEIISYCYNLGRALG